Proteins encoded in a region of the Hippocampus zosterae strain Florida chromosome 11, ASM2543408v3, whole genome shotgun sequence genome:
- the pcca gene encoding propionyl-CoA carboxylase alpha chain, mitochondrial isoform X2, which yields MSTFLDSETRRAMGEQAVQLAKAVQYSSAGTVEFLVDSSKNFYFLEMNTRLQVEHPITECITGLDLVEQMIRVAKGYQLQHKQEDIPINGWAFESRVYAEDPYKSFGLPSIGRLSQYQEPTDLNNVRVDSGIEEGSDISIYYDPMISKLITYGATRAEALAKMEDALDNYVIRGVTHNIPLLREIITHPRFISGDISTNFLPEVYPDGFKGHQLQVEQQRELVASAAALYITSQLTFQNVRGNLRVPSIPVESSCWRLSAQLGEQWHDVEVNKSGPIYTVYIDGERVEVHGQWNLASPLLPLTINSKHRMLQCLCRDASGNIVLQYLGTSFKVHILSKLAAKLNTYMPDKVPEDTSSILRSPMPGTVVAVTVKPGDKVAEGQEICVIEAMKMQNSMTAVKQAKVKRVHCKPGETVGEGDLLVELE from the exons ATGag TACCTTCCTGGACTCTGAGACAAGACGAGCGATGGGTGAGCAAGCAGTTCAGCTTGCAAAGGCAGTGCAGTACTCTTCTGCTGGTACCGTCGAGTTCCTAGTCGATTCTTCGAAGAACTTCTATTTCTTGGAAATGAACACACGGTTGCAG GTTGAACATCCCATAACGGAGTGTATTACCGGTCTTGACCTGGTTGAGCAGATGATCCGAGTTGCCAAGGGTTACCAACTGCAGCACAAACAGGAAGATATCCCAATAAATGGTTGGGCCTTTGAGAGCCGCGTCTATGCTGAG GACCCTTACAAGTCATTTGGTCTCCCTTCCATTGGAAGGTTGTCCCAATACCAAGAGCCAACGGATCTCAACAAT GTCCGGGTGGACAGTGGCATTGAGGAAGGAAGTGACATCAGCATCTATTATGATCCTATGATTTCTAAG TTGATAACCTATGGTGCTACGAGAGCAGAAGCCCTTGCCAAGATGGAAGATGCTTTGGATAACTACGTTATCAGAG GTGTAACCCACAACATTCCACTCCTGAGAGAAATAATCACCCATCCACGCTTTATTTCCGGCGACATTAGCACGAATTTCCTTCCAGAGGTTTACCCTGATGGCTTTAAAGGTCACCAGCTGCAGGTGGAACAACAGCGAGAACTGGTAGCCTCTGCAGCAGCACTTTACATCACATCCCAGCTCACTTTCCAGAACGTACGAGGTAATTTAAG GGTACCCTCAATACCCGTGGAGAGTAGTTGCTGGCGGCTAAGTGCACAGCTGGGAGAGCAATGGCATGACGTGGAAGTGAATAAATCCGGACCCATTTATACG GTGTACATCGACGGAGAACGGGTGGAGGTCCACGGACAGTGGAACTTGGCTTCACCGCTGTTACCGCTCACTATCAATAGTAAGCACAGAATGTTACAG TGCCTATGTCGAGATGCTTCAGGAAACATAGTTCTACAGTATCTGGGCACATCG tttaAAGTTCACATTCTGTCCAAGTTGGCGGCAAAATTAAACACTTATATGCCAGATAAAGTTCCTGAAGACACCAGCAGCATCCTGCGGTCCCCAATGCCCGGCACAGTGGTGGCAGTTACTGTGAAGCCCGGTGATAAG GTTGCAGAAGGCCAGGAGATTTGTGTCATAGAAGCTATGAAAATGCAGAACAGTATGACTGCCGTCAAACAAGCAAAG GTCAAGCGTGTCCACTGTAAGCCAGGAGAGACAGTTGGCGAAGGAGATTTGCTGGTGGAGCTTGAATAA